One Actinosynnema pretiosum DNA segment encodes these proteins:
- a CDS encoding acetylornithine transaminase — MSDQQRWQAVMMDNYGTPALALERGEGAFVWDVDGNRYLDLVSGIAVNALGHAHPAVVAAVTEQIGKLGHTSNLYINHPSLALAERLLDLAGVDGDGRVLFCNSGAEANEAALKLSRRTGRTKVVATTGGFHGRTMGALALTGQPGKRTPFEPLVPGVEHVPFGDVAALEAAIDDSTAAFFVEPVQGENGVVVPPEGYLQAARRITAEHGALLVVDEVQTGVGRLGSWFAFHQAGIVPDVVTLAKGLGGGLPLGACIAIGPAKDLFQPGQHGTTFGGNPVCCAAALAVLDTIAADGLLEHASSVGKEIAAGVEALNHPLVAGVRGAGLLLGVLLREPVSAAVAAAAKRAGYLVNPVQPDVIRLAPPLVLDEVDAHRLVADLPSCLES, encoded by the coding sequence ATGAGCGACCAGCAGCGCTGGCAGGCCGTGATGATGGACAACTACGGCACGCCCGCACTCGCGCTGGAGCGCGGCGAGGGCGCGTTCGTGTGGGACGTCGACGGCAACCGCTACCTCGACCTGGTCAGCGGCATCGCCGTCAACGCGCTCGGGCACGCCCACCCGGCCGTCGTCGCCGCCGTGACCGAGCAGATCGGCAAGCTCGGCCACACCTCGAACCTGTACATCAACCACCCCTCCCTGGCGCTGGCCGAGCGCCTGCTCGACCTGGCCGGGGTGGACGGCGACGGCCGCGTGCTGTTCTGCAACTCCGGCGCCGAGGCCAACGAGGCCGCCCTCAAGCTCAGCCGCCGCACCGGCCGCACCAAGGTCGTCGCCACCACCGGCGGCTTCCACGGCCGCACCATGGGCGCGCTCGCGCTGACCGGCCAGCCCGGCAAGCGCACCCCGTTCGAGCCGCTCGTGCCCGGCGTCGAGCACGTCCCGTTCGGCGACGTCGCCGCGCTCGAGGCGGCGATCGACGACAGCACCGCCGCGTTCTTCGTCGAGCCCGTCCAGGGCGAGAACGGCGTGGTCGTGCCCCCGGAGGGCTACCTCCAGGCGGCCCGCCGCATCACCGCCGAGCACGGCGCGCTGCTGGTCGTGGACGAGGTGCAGACCGGCGTCGGCCGCCTCGGCTCCTGGTTCGCCTTCCACCAGGCCGGGATCGTCCCCGACGTCGTCACCCTCGCCAAGGGCCTCGGCGGCGGCCTGCCGCTCGGCGCGTGCATCGCGATCGGCCCGGCCAAGGACCTGTTCCAGCCCGGCCAGCACGGCACCACCTTCGGCGGCAACCCGGTGTGCTGCGCCGCCGCGCTCGCCGTGCTCGACACCATCGCCGCGGACGGCCTGCTGGAGCACGCCTCCTCGGTCGGCAAGGAGATCGCCGCGGGCGTCGAGGCGCTGAACCACCCGCTCGTGGCCGGGGTGCGCGGCGCGGGCCTGCTGCTCGGCGTGCTGCTGCGCGAACCGGTGTCGGCCGCCGTCGCCGCCGCCGCCAAGCGGGCGGGCTACCTGGTCAACCCCGTCCAGCCCGACGTCATCCGGCTGGCGCCGCCGCTGGTGCTCGACGAGGTCGACGCCCACCGGCTGGTGGCCGACCTCCCGTCCTGTCTGGAGTCCTGA
- the argB gene encoding acetylglutamate kinase translates to MTTPAQRHALEKAGVLIEALPWLRRFQGATVVVKYGGNAMVDDDLKRAFAQDVVFLKLAGLHPVVVHGGGPQIAAMLGKMGIASEFRGGLRVTTPEAMDVVRMVLVGQVQRELVGLLNEHGPYAVGLSGEDAHLLTAERRGTVVDGEHVDLGLVGDIVAVNPDAVLDIIRAGRIPVISTVAPDAAGVVHNVNADTAAGAVAVGLKARKLVVLTDVEGLYADWPDRDSLVARIGADRLEALLPSLDSGMVPKMEACLRAVRGGVPQAHVIDGRLAHSLLLEVFTSEGVGTMVTEHEEGDGE, encoded by the coding sequence ATGACCACACCCGCGCAGCGGCACGCCCTGGAGAAGGCGGGCGTCCTGATCGAGGCGCTGCCGTGGCTGCGGCGCTTCCAGGGCGCCACCGTCGTCGTCAAGTACGGCGGCAACGCCATGGTCGACGACGACCTCAAGCGCGCGTTCGCCCAGGACGTCGTCTTCCTCAAGCTCGCCGGACTTCACCCGGTCGTGGTGCACGGCGGCGGGCCCCAGATCGCCGCGATGCTCGGTAAAATGGGTATCGCCAGCGAGTTCAGGGGCGGCCTGCGGGTCACCACGCCCGAGGCCATGGACGTCGTGCGCATGGTCCTGGTCGGTCAGGTGCAGCGGGAGCTGGTGGGCCTGCTCAACGAGCACGGCCCCTACGCGGTGGGTCTGTCGGGCGAGGACGCGCACCTGCTCACCGCCGAGCGGCGCGGCACGGTCGTCGACGGCGAGCACGTCGACCTCGGCCTCGTCGGCGACATCGTCGCGGTCAACCCCGACGCGGTGCTCGACATCATCCGGGCCGGGCGCATCCCGGTCATCTCCACGGTGGCCCCGGACGCGGCGGGCGTCGTGCACAACGTCAACGCCGACACCGCCGCGGGCGCCGTCGCCGTGGGGTTGAAGGCCCGCAAGCTCGTCGTCCTCACCGACGTCGAGGGCCTCTACGCGGACTGGCCCGACCGCGACTCCCTGGTCGCCCGCATCGGAGCCGACCGGCTGGAGGCGCTGCTGCCCTCGTTGGACAGCGGCATGGTGCCCAAGATGGAGGCGTGCCTGCGCGCCGTGCGCGGCGGCGTGCCGCAGGCGCACGTGATCGACGGCAGGCTCGCCCACTCGCTGCTGCTGGAGGTCTTCACCTCCGAGGGCGTCGGGACGATGGTGACCGAACACGAGGAGGGGGACGGCGAATGA